In Wolbachia endosymbiont of Spodoptera picta, a single window of DNA contains:
- a CDS encoding cbb3-type cytochrome c oxidase subunit I produces MLNIQNNASLCRQWIFLAVLALACSGLLSIIVIFLRLPFISSLIPSAQYIFDNALVIHVNLSILVWMCSIISLLFIINLKHTNHWFNFSWILSILSMLLMFISAFVPNTEVIKSNYIPVLQNKLFLLGLSLFITSILINTALAYISNKQDSYLSIGQIGLVIILVSSFLCVVLAHKNMPPGLYHSDKNLFYEYLFWGGGHLLQFAFAQAMFLVYLIILNARYISLNKITILPLFINTVLTVGAPFIYFIYSADSAELIQFFTWHMRIAGAVLPCFLTILVYCNTKTLLNDKGNYLLHSFVLFIYGGVLGVLTIEGNVTIPAHYHGSVVGITIAFMNFVYWLLPKLGCKEIKSSIVRLQIYAYSLGHFLHITGLVWLGGYGALRKVADLPSISSMLARACFITGGAISVIGGMLFVIIVILHLLKGKARTN; encoded by the coding sequence ATGCTCAACATACAAAATAACGCTTCACTTTGCAGGCAATGGATATTCTTGGCAGTACTTGCTCTTGCTTGTTCTGGACTGCTGTCAATAATTGTTATTTTTCTACGATTGCCTTTTATTTCTTCTCTCATTCCTTCTGCACAATATATCTTTGATAATGCACTGGTGATACACGTAAATTTGTCAATTTTGGTATGGATGTGCTCTATAATATCTCTGCTATTCATCATAAACTTAAAACACACCAATCATTGGTTTAACTTCTCATGGATTCTTTCAATCCTTTCCATGCTGCTAATGTTTATATCTGCATTTGTTCCAAATACTGAAGTTATCAAAAGTAACTATATACCTGTATTACAAAACAAATTATTTTTACTTGGACTCAGTCTTTTCATTACCAGCATATTGATAAATACAGCTCTAGCCTACATATCAAATAAACAAGACTCATATCTTTCAATCGGACAAATTGGCCTGGTCATTATACTTGTGTCATCATTTCTTTGTGTTGTTTTAGCACATAAAAATATGCCTCCAGGTCTATATCACTCAGACAAGAATTTATTTTATGAATATCTCTTTTGGGGAGGCGGACATTTACTGCAGTTTGCCTTTGCTCAAGCAATGTTTTTAGTTTATTTGATCATACTGAATGCTCGCTATATTAGTCTAAATAAAATTACCATTTTACCACTATTTATAAACACAGTTTTGACCGTAGGTGCGCCGTTTATATACTTTATTTATTCGGCGGATAGTGCTGAATTGATACAGTTTTTTACCTGGCATATGAGAATTGCTGGAGCAGTTCTGCCGTGCTTTTTAACAATATTAGTGTATTGCAACACAAAAACTCTGCTCAATGATAAGGGCAATTATCTTCTCCACTCGTTTGTATTGTTCATTTATGGAGGTGTGCTTGGAGTGCTAACTATTGAAGGAAATGTCACTATCCCTGCGCATTATCACGGTTCTGTGGTTGGTATTACTATAGCTTTTATGAATTTTGTCTACTGGCTGTTACCAAAATTGGGCTGTAAAGAAATAAAAAGCTCCATAGTAAGATTACAGATTTATGCATATAGCTTGGGACATTTTCTCCACATTACTGGACTTGTTTGGCTTGGTGGATATGGTGCCTTAAGAAAAGTTGCAGATCTGCCAAGTATTTCATCAATGTTGGCACGTGCTTGTTTTATTACGGGTGGAGCTATATCAGTTATTGGTGGAATGTTATTCGTAATAATTGTGATTTTACATCTTCTTAAAGGCAAGGCTCGTACCAACTAA
- the lpdA gene encoding dihydrolipoyl dehydrogenase produces the protein MTDYDLIIIGGGPGGYKCAIAAAKLGLKVACIDKNSIFGGTCLRVGCIPSKALLHSSYQYASAKNNLSKLGIKVKDVSLDLREMIGYKDARVQELGKGIEYLFNLYKITKINGLGKITSFDQGNLEVSVEGKVLKTKNIVIATGSDVISLPVINIDEKSIISSTGALSLTEVPKKLVVIGAGAIGLEMSSVWRRLGSEVTVVEFFDRIAAAMDGELSKSLLSSLQKQGIKFLLSTKVEGIKQSSNSLSVKVCSVKDNQTNTIEADKVLVAAGRKPCTDGLGIDEKMEKDNRGFVQVNNRYETNVKGIFAIGDVIGGAMLAHKAEEEGVAVAEILARQLPHVDYEIIPSVIYTHPAVSSIGKTEEELKSAGRKYKVGKCQFAANGRAKVTDDAEGFVKVLTCSKADTILGVHIIGAYADTLINEAAVAMAYGAAAEDIYRICHSHPDINEAFRDACIDAFFKK, from the coding sequence ATGACTGATTATGATTTGATTATTATAGGTGGTGGTCCAGGTGGTTACAAATGCGCTATTGCTGCTGCAAAACTTGGACTCAAAGTTGCTTGTATAGACAAAAATAGCATTTTTGGTGGCACGTGTTTGCGAGTTGGGTGTATACCATCAAAAGCATTACTCCATTCCTCTTATCAGTATGCTAGCGCGAAAAATAATCTATCAAAACTTGGCATAAAAGTTAAGGATGTAAGTCTCGATTTGAGAGAAATGATAGGCTATAAAGACGCTAGAGTTCAGGAACTTGGAAAAGGCATAGAATATCTGTTTAACCTTTACAAAATTACTAAGATCAATGGACTTGGAAAAATTACTTCTTTTGATCAAGGCAATCTTGAAGTTTCAGTTGAAGGTAAGGTGCTGAAGACAAAAAATATAGTAATTGCAACCGGTTCTGACGTTATTTCTTTGCCAGTAATTAATATCGATGAGAAAAGTATTATTTCATCAACTGGTGCATTGTCTTTAACTGAAGTACCAAAAAAACTTGTCGTAATCGGAGCCGGAGCAATAGGGCTTGAAATGTCTTCTGTATGGAGGAGGCTAGGGTCTGAAGTCACTGTAGTAGAATTTTTTGACAGAATCGCTGCAGCAATGGATGGAGAATTAAGTAAGTCTCTACTTTCTAGTCTACAAAAACAAGGAATAAAATTTTTACTTAGCACTAAAGTTGAGGGAATAAAACAAAGTAGTAACTCTTTGAGTGTGAAAGTTTGCTCTGTAAAAGATAATCAAACAAACACTATAGAGGCGGATAAGGTATTGGTGGCAGCAGGACGCAAACCATGTACTGATGGTCTTGGTATTGATGAAAAAATGGAAAAAGATAATCGCGGTTTCGTTCAAGTTAACAACAGATATGAAACTAATGTGAAAGGAATATTTGCTATTGGTGATGTGATTGGTGGAGCAATGCTTGCTCACAAAGCTGAGGAAGAAGGGGTGGCAGTTGCAGAGATACTAGCAAGGCAATTGCCTCACGTTGATTATGAAATCATACCGTCAGTCATTTACACCCACCCTGCAGTTTCTTCAATCGGTAAAACTGAAGAAGAACTAAAAAGTGCTGGTCGAAAGTATAAAGTTGGTAAATGTCAATTTGCTGCAAACGGTAGAGCAAAAGTCACTGACGATGCTGAGGGATTCGTGAAAGTTCTGACTTGTAGCAAAGCAGATACAATACTCGGTGTACATATCATAGGAGCATACGCTGATACGCTAATCAATGAAGCAGCGGTTGCAATGGCATATGGTGCAGCAGCAGAGGATATATACAGAATTTGTCACTCTCATCCTGATATAAATGAAGCCTTTAGGGATGCGTGCATCGATGCTTTCTTTAAAAAGTAA
- a CDS encoding tyrosine-type recombinase/integrase yields the protein MDLGSIIEKWYDWLKYNRSYSPNTLESYMRDLKDLISFLNTHIGEEVNVGSLEKLSIPELRSWFTSRYARGVNARSNTRALSVIRNFFKYIKNNYEINNEAVFSLSRPIQRRTLPKALSISNIETLLKEMKLPDLGEPWVVKREIAIVVLLYGTGLRITEALNLKVSDISNESLIVTGKGDKQRQVFILPVVKKCIQKYIKACPHFDEAGHLFVGVRGKKLGRTYVANRLQKIRRFLNLPEILSPHAFRHSFATHLLQEDIDIRSIQQLLGHSSLETTQVYTHLNYQDVFNMYKNFQKSLNKKSKS from the coding sequence GTGGACCTCGGTTCAATCATTGAAAAATGGTATGATTGGCTAAAGTACAACAGGTCTTACTCACCAAACACTTTGGAGTCATACATGAGGGACCTCAAAGATCTTATAAGTTTCCTAAATACTCACATTGGTGAAGAAGTAAATGTTGGCTCTTTAGAAAAATTAAGCATACCTGAACTGAGAAGTTGGTTTACCTCTCGTTATGCAAGAGGTGTAAATGCAAGATCTAACACTCGCGCATTGTCAGTAATCAGAAATTTTTTCAAATATATAAAAAACAATTATGAAATAAATAATGAAGCGGTATTTTCTTTATCAAGGCCAATTCAGAGAAGAACTCTACCTAAAGCACTTTCAATATCTAACATAGAAACTCTATTGAAAGAAATGAAATTGCCTGATCTAGGCGAGCCTTGGGTGGTAAAAAGAGAAATTGCAATTGTCGTTCTGCTATATGGTACGGGCTTAAGAATCACTGAAGCACTGAATCTTAAGGTTAGTGATATTAGCAATGAAAGTTTAATAGTAACAGGTAAGGGAGATAAACAAAGGCAGGTATTTATTCTTCCAGTAGTAAAAAAGTGTATACAAAAATATATAAAAGCTTGTCCCCACTTTGACGAAGCGGGACATCTTTTTGTGGGGGTAAGAGGAAAAAAATTGGGAAGAACTTATGTTGCTAATCGTTTGCAAAAAATAAGAAGATTTTTAAACTTACCAGAAATTTTATCTCCACATGCATTTCGCCATAGTTTTGCTACTCATTTGCTTCAGGAAGATATTGACATAAGATCAATACAACAGCTGCTTGGCCACTCAAGCCTTGAAACTACTCAAGTTTACACTCACCTAAATTATCAAGATGTCTTCAATATGTATAAAAACTTTCAGAAGAGTTTGAATAAAAAATCGAAATCTTAA
- the hemJ gene encoding protoporphyrinogen oxidase HemJ, with the protein MDYYHWLEAFHVISVIMWVAGMLYLPRLYVYHASVKPGSENDSLLQIMEKRFLRYIINPAMLFSLSFGIMLMIIREAYREGWFHVKALALFLMFAIHVLLAKHRKNFAVGLNKKTHVYFRVLNEAVTVLIIIIVIMVIVKPF; encoded by the coding sequence ATGGATTACTATCACTGGCTTGAAGCTTTTCACGTTATCTCTGTAATTATGTGGGTGGCAGGTATGCTCTATTTACCAAGGCTTTATGTTTACCATGCATCTGTAAAACCAGGGTCAGAAAATGACAGCTTACTTCAAATAATGGAGAAGAGATTCCTTAGATATATCATAAACCCTGCAATGCTTTTCTCCCTTAGTTTTGGAATTATGCTAATGATTATTAGGGAAGCATATCGCGAAGGGTGGTTTCATGTAAAAGCGCTAGCATTATTCTTAATGTTTGCTATTCATGTCCTACTTGCAAAGCATAGGAAAAATTTTGCAGTGGGCTTGAATAAGAAAACTCACGTTTATTTTCGTGTTTTAAACGAAGCAGTAACAGTGTTAATAATAATTATAGTTATTATGGTTATTGTAAAACCTTTTTGA
- the pdhA gene encoding pyruvate dehydrogenase (acetyl-transferring) E1 component subunit alpha yields MKAENFTKEQVIGFYRKMLLIRRFEEKAGQLYGMGLIGGFCHLSIGQEAVAVGTQAASKSGDAFITSYRDHGLMLACNSDPNVVMAELTGKETGCSKGKGGSMHIFDVEKNFFGGHGIVGAQVPIGTGIAFANKYKKKDNVVFTYFGDGAANQGQVYESFNMASLWKLPVVYIIENNEYAMGTSVQRSTLVTELYKRGESFGIPGKQVDGMDFFSVYELTSEIAEHVRGGKGPLLLEMKTYRYRGHSMSDPATYRSKEEVEDMKQNHDPISTLKQYITDNKIASDEECKAIDKEIRDLVKKSEDFAKNSKEPGIDELYTDVYKFVS; encoded by the coding sequence ATGAAAGCAGAAAATTTCACTAAAGAACAGGTGATTGGATTCTACAGAAAAATGCTTCTCATACGCAGATTTGAGGAAAAAGCAGGACAATTATACGGAATGGGATTAATAGGCGGATTCTGTCACTTATCAATAGGGCAAGAAGCAGTTGCAGTTGGGACTCAAGCTGCATCAAAATCTGGTGATGCTTTTATCACAAGCTATAGAGACCATGGCTTAATGCTTGCATGTAACTCTGATCCGAATGTTGTGATGGCAGAACTAACCGGCAAAGAAACAGGGTGTTCAAAAGGCAAAGGTGGCTCCATGCACATATTTGATGTTGAAAAAAATTTCTTTGGTGGACATGGAATAGTAGGTGCACAAGTCCCAATTGGCACAGGAATAGCATTTGCTAATAAATACAAGAAAAAAGATAACGTTGTATTCACATATTTTGGTGACGGTGCTGCAAATCAAGGACAAGTATATGAATCATTTAATATGGCATCTTTGTGGAAGTTACCTGTGGTTTATATCATAGAAAATAACGAATACGCAATGGGAACTTCTGTACAAAGATCAACTTTAGTAACTGAACTATATAAAAGAGGAGAGAGTTTTGGTATTCCTGGAAAACAAGTTGATGGAATGGATTTTTTCTCTGTCTATGAGTTAACAAGTGAAATAGCTGAGCATGTACGTGGGGGAAAAGGACCTCTCTTGCTTGAAATGAAGACATATCGATATCGTGGCCATTCAATGTCAGATCCTGCTACTTATCGCTCAAAAGAAGAAGTTGAAGATATGAAGCAAAATCATGATCCTATAAGCACCCTAAAGCAGTATATAACAGACAATAAAATCGCTTCTGATGAAGAATGCAAAGCTATTGATAAGGAAATACGAGATTTAGTAAAAAAGTCAGAAGATTTTGCTAAAAATAGTAAAGAGCCAGGCATTGATGAACTATATACTGATGTTTATAAATTTGTTAGCTAA
- the gatB gene encoding Asp-tRNA(Asn)/Glu-tRNA(Gln) amidotransferase subunit GatB, which translates to MTKENWETVIGLEVHAQVSSKTKLFSSSLTEFGTEHNTQVSLVDAAMPGTLPILNYFCIEQGICTGLALSAEINKCSYFDRKNYFYPDLPQGYQITQFFEPIVKNGKVFINNNEKEIRIARIHLEQDAGKSIHEESKTYVDLNRAGVALMEIVSEPDLRSSAEAAEFMKKLRQILRYIGSCDGDMEKGSLRCDANVSVRPKGSSTFGTRCEIKNLNSIRYIVQAIDYEAQRQIKILESGGEISQDTLLFDVTLGKTKVMRSKEDSSDYRYFPEPDLLPVEISQDKIDSIKSSLPELPDQKKLRYIEELGINEYDADVITSDKEIADYFEKLAKKHDSKIAVTWLTVELFGRLNKTNIDIVSSPIKADALSELLDFIVDGTISAKLGKQVFDIMFETGKPASLIIEEQNLKQITDTCQISEIIDKIINDNQDKVQEYKGGKTRLYGFFVGEVMKSTKGKASPDVVNLVLSEKLKLSA; encoded by the coding sequence ATGACAAAAGAAAACTGGGAGACAGTAATTGGACTTGAGGTACACGCTCAGGTTTCTTCTAAGACAAAGCTATTTTCTAGTTCACTAACGGAATTTGGCACTGAGCACAATACTCAAGTTTCTCTAGTTGATGCAGCAATGCCAGGTACATTGCCAATATTAAATTATTTCTGCATAGAGCAAGGAATATGTACCGGTCTTGCACTTTCTGCAGAAATTAATAAATGCTCTTACTTTGATCGTAAAAATTATTTTTATCCCGATTTACCACAAGGTTACCAAATAACCCAGTTCTTTGAGCCAATAGTTAAAAATGGTAAAGTGTTTATCAATAATAATGAAAAAGAAATAAGAATCGCAAGAATTCACTTAGAGCAAGATGCAGGAAAGAGTATTCATGAAGAAAGCAAAACTTACGTAGATTTAAATCGTGCAGGTGTTGCTTTAATGGAAATTGTTTCAGAGCCAGATCTTCGTTCATCTGCAGAAGCTGCAGAATTCATGAAAAAATTGAGGCAGATTTTGCGTTACATCGGTTCATGTGATGGTGATATGGAAAAGGGGTCACTTCGCTGTGATGCAAATGTTTCTGTTCGCCCAAAGGGTAGTAGCACATTTGGCACTCGTTGTGAAATAAAAAACTTAAATTCAATACGTTATATTGTACAAGCTATAGATTATGAAGCACAAAGGCAGATCAAAATTTTGGAAAGCGGAGGAGAAATAAGTCAAGATACCTTATTGTTTGATGTCACTTTAGGAAAAACAAAAGTGATGAGAAGCAAAGAAGATTCAAGTGACTATAGATATTTCCCTGAACCTGATTTGCTACCTGTTGAAATAAGCCAAGACAAAATTGATTCTATTAAATCATCTTTACCCGAGTTGCCAGATCAAAAAAAACTTCGATACATAGAGGAATTAGGTATCAATGAATATGATGCAGACGTTATCACTTCTGATAAAGAAATTGCCGATTATTTTGAAAAATTAGCAAAAAAGCATGATTCAAAGATTGCAGTTACCTGGTTAACCGTCGAGCTTTTCGGTCGTTTAAATAAAACAAATATTGATATTGTTAGCTCTCCAATTAAAGCAGATGCTTTATCCGAACTCCTCGACTTTATCGTCGATGGAACGATCTCTGCTAAACTTGGTAAACAAGTTTTTGATATTATGTTTGAAACTGGAAAGCCTGCATCCCTTATTATAGAAGAGCAGAATCTCAAGCAAATAACTGACACATGTCAAATCTCAGAGATAATAGATAAAATCATCAATGACAACCAAGATAAAGTTCAAGAATATAAGGGTGGTAAAACAAGATTGTATGGGTTCTTTGTTGGTGAAGTCATGAAATCCACCAAAGGAAAAGCCAGCCCTGATGTCGTAAACTTGGTTTTGAGTGAAAAATTAAAATTGAGTGCCTAG
- the coxB gene encoding cytochrome c oxidase subunit II, which translates to MVKLFALLIMFYSNISIASAPTSWQFGFPAPATEIMEVIVKSHSFVMSVMIAIMLFVWALLAYVVFRFRKGKVKNVSKITHNIFVEIIWFVIPTIIVGVLAFKNAELIKLQEKVPKADITLKVIGHQWYWSYQYPEYQGISFDSYIKGKEDFTERDLKLFSVDNNVILPINTNIRLQVTAGDVIHSWGIPAFGIKIDAIPGRLNEAWFNVTKPGIYYGQCYELCGQGHGFMPIVVEAVSKEDFNKWIEDKKLVS; encoded by the coding sequence ATGGTGAAGTTATTTGCATTATTGATAATGTTTTACTCAAACATATCAATTGCTTCTGCTCCTACTTCTTGGCAATTTGGATTTCCTGCGCCTGCAACTGAGATAATGGAGGTTATAGTTAAGTCACATTCGTTTGTGATGAGTGTAATGATTGCAATTATGCTTTTTGTATGGGCCCTGCTTGCTTATGTAGTATTTCGCTTTCGTAAGGGCAAAGTGAAAAATGTTAGTAAAATAACTCATAATATCTTTGTAGAAATTATCTGGTTTGTTATACCAACGATTATTGTTGGGGTATTGGCTTTTAAAAATGCTGAATTAATTAAACTACAGGAGAAAGTGCCAAAAGCTGACATAACACTAAAAGTTATTGGTCATCAATGGTATTGGAGTTACCAGTACCCAGAATATCAAGGTATTTCATTTGACAGCTATATAAAAGGAAAAGAAGACTTTACCGAAAGAGATTTAAAACTATTCTCTGTTGATAATAACGTTATTTTACCTATCAATACTAATATTCGTTTACAAGTGACAGCAGGAGATGTAATACATAGCTGGGGAATACCGGCTTTTGGTATAAAAATTGATGCAATACCAGGTAGGCTGAATGAAGCATGGTTTAACGTCACGAAGCCCGGTATTTATTATGGGCAATGTTATGAACTATGTGGTCAAGGTCATGGATTTATGCCAATTGTTGTTGAAGCAGTGAGTAAAGAAGATTTTAATAAGTGGATTGAAGATAAAAAATTAGTAAGTTAA
- a CDS encoding HlyD family type I secretion periplasmic adaptor subunit codes for MSKLKKLSAGLSLTGLIGSDDIDMQRAGNRKKKYQFLDKTFAWIDAMINFIFKRESNNVNEVLKVTWGPLFFGLVVIFIFFGIGGIWSAIAPIDGAVHASGEVIVSSNRKIVQHLGGGIISKILVKEGQAVKKDEPLVLLSDVNEKANLSIIKEKLLSLLATEARLIAIRGDLDTLEFSDEVKRLSNDEPVNKAIKNQVKLFNSQRKSILGKTDILQQRIKQLNDELAGLNFQLNAAHKQYDLITEELETKRQLLDSGHISKPHILALEKQFAEIEGRVGHYRSAISQVQQKIGENELEIINLKNDAQERANAELKEVNTSIADLKERLMVAEDSLARTIIKSPQDGIVTDIRYHTEGGVIQSGVPIMSIVPSDDDLIIDAKVLTRNIEEILSAKKKDSNIVSIDGLEGLKVKVRLSAYSARRLSLINGIVNHISPDALDDPRMGRYYSVRVVIPKSELAQFKNVYLYPGMPVEVYVVTQSRTLLSFLFTPIIATFDRSFIER; via the coding sequence ATGAGTAAGTTAAAAAAGCTTAGTGCTGGACTTTCTTTGACAGGCCTGATTGGTAGTGATGATATAGATATGCAAAGGGCAGGAAATAGAAAGAAGAAATATCAATTTTTGGATAAGACGTTCGCATGGATTGATGCGATGATAAATTTTATTTTTAAACGTGAGAGTAATAACGTAAATGAAGTCCTAAAAGTCACATGGGGACCACTATTTTTTGGTTTAGTGGTGATATTCATCTTTTTTGGAATAGGTGGTATTTGGTCAGCTATAGCTCCAATTGACGGAGCAGTGCATGCAAGTGGAGAAGTTATTGTCTCTTCAAATAGAAAAATAGTGCAACACTTGGGTGGGGGAATAATAAGCAAAATTTTAGTAAAAGAAGGTCAAGCAGTTAAAAAAGATGAGCCTTTAGTTTTATTAAGTGATGTTAACGAAAAGGCAAATTTAAGTATAATTAAAGAAAAACTCTTATCACTTTTGGCAACTGAAGCAAGACTTATTGCAATTAGGGGAGACTTAGATACGCTAGAATTTTCTGATGAGGTTAAAAGATTATCTAACGATGAACCTGTAAATAAAGCGATAAAGAATCAGGTAAAGTTGTTCAACTCTCAGAGAAAGAGTATATTAGGAAAAACTGACATACTGCAACAACGTATAAAGCAGTTAAATGATGAATTAGCAGGGCTAAATTTTCAACTAAATGCAGCCCATAAGCAATATGACTTGATAACTGAGGAGTTAGAAACAAAAAGACAATTACTTGATAGTGGCCATATAAGCAAACCACACATTTTAGCTTTAGAAAAACAGTTTGCTGAAATTGAGGGTAGAGTTGGACATTACCGTTCTGCAATATCTCAAGTACAGCAAAAGATTGGAGAAAATGAGTTAGAGATTATAAATTTGAAGAATGATGCTCAAGAAAGAGCAAATGCTGAGCTTAAGGAAGTTAATACATCTATTGCAGACTTAAAAGAGAGGCTGATGGTTGCTGAAGATTCGTTAGCACGTACAATAATTAAATCACCTCAAGATGGTATAGTTACAGATATAAGATACCACACTGAAGGTGGTGTTATACAATCTGGAGTTCCAATCATGAGTATAGTACCATCAGATGATGATCTAATAATAGATGCTAAAGTTCTAACCAGAAACATAGAAGAGATACTGTCAGCAAAAAAGAAAGATAGCAATATAGTCTCTATCGACGGACTAGAAGGGCTGAAAGTTAAAGTAAGGCTGAGCGCTTATAGTGCACGTCGCTTAAGTTTAATTAACGGTATAGTAAACCATATTTCCCCTGATGCTCTTGATGATCCAAGGATGGGGCGTTATTATTCAGTGCGAGTGGTGATACCAAAATCAGAACTTGCTCAATTTAAAAACGTATACCTATATCCTGGTATGCCAGTAGAAGTATATGTAGTTACTCAATCCCGCACTCTTTTATCGTTCTTGTTTACACCTATAATTGCAACATTCGATAGATCTTTCATAGAGAGATAA
- a CDS encoding outer membrane protein assembly factor BamB family protein, whose amino-acid sequence MKIIIVMIMLLYSNYTMASERISLVDKKLSQGYVAPILTENSVILPDKHGTLYSFDIDNPRVINWKLYLSSRKKIGNMSLSSYKENVFFVVDNILHTIDAKTGEIQWEKELRAPARGKAIVINNKLVVLTIDNYLHVFDIKDGSPIWAYQNGINEVRGLYSISPAVSNDKIMAPFSNGELIAFNEEGKKLWSQKLATNLLDTQLTDVTTTPRVHDNILIATSNSYIYSIDVNSGNILWSRPLQVKSISNIESYYSPLIPAEKRKEGGRIFMVTKDNKVIGIDIQSGKTVWTSDFIENVQLFVPIMYAHTLWVTSNKGSIFAFPGSESTGRVIKIPGNVFHPPVFTHGKMYITTEGNGVYSLENRFVFYD is encoded by the coding sequence ATGAAAATAATAATTGTCATGATAATGTTATTGTATAGTAACTATACAATGGCAAGCGAACGAATAAGTTTAGTAGATAAAAAATTATCTCAAGGATATGTAGCTCCAATACTTACAGAAAATAGCGTTATTTTACCAGACAAGCACGGTACCTTATATTCCTTTGATATCGATAACCCAAGAGTTATAAATTGGAAATTATACCTCTCAAGTAGGAAAAAAATTGGTAATATGAGTTTATCGAGCTACAAAGAAAATGTTTTCTTTGTAGTGGATAACATTCTACACACAATAGATGCGAAAACAGGGGAGATTCAATGGGAAAAAGAATTAAGAGCTCCGGCAAGAGGGAAAGCAATAGTAATAAACAATAAGTTGGTAGTATTGACTATTGATAACTATCTACATGTATTTGATATAAAAGATGGCAGCCCCATTTGGGCTTATCAAAATGGTATAAATGAGGTTCGAGGTTTATATTCCATCTCACCAGCAGTCTCTAATGATAAAATAATGGCACCATTTTCAAATGGCGAGTTAATAGCTTTTAATGAAGAAGGTAAAAAACTATGGAGCCAAAAATTAGCTACAAATCTTTTAGACACACAGCTTACAGATGTAACTACTACACCTAGAGTACACGATAATATCTTAATAGCTACGAGCAACTCTTATATTTATAGCATTGACGTAAACTCAGGAAATATTTTATGGTCAAGGCCACTACAAGTAAAAAGTATATCAAACATTGAGTCATATTATAGCCCTCTTATTCCTGCAGAGAAACGAAAAGAAGGCGGAAGAATTTTCATGGTGACTAAAGATAATAAGGTAATTGGCATCGACATACAAAGTGGAAAAACAGTTTGGACATCTGATTTTATAGAGAATGTGCAATTGTTTGTTCCAATTATGTATGCCCATACGCTTTGGGTAACAAGTAATAAAGGTTCAATATTTGCTTTTCCTGGATCTGAAAGTACAGGAAGGGTAATTAAAATACCCGGTAATGTGTTTCATCCTCCAGTATTTACCCATGGTAAGATGTATATAACGACTGAAGGAAATGGTGTTTATTCTTTAGAAAATAGGTTTGTTTTTTATGACTGA